The following coding sequences lie in one Mucilaginibacter sp. KACC 22773 genomic window:
- a CDS encoding DUF4292 domain-containing protein, whose amino-acid sequence MKKNILNRLLIVCGLLAIVSCKARKQVMVARKADVVATPDNKINTKLAAIKAQQVNFNTFSGKAKTNLDINGNSNDVTLNIRINKGKKIWVSITAILGVEVARAVITPDSILLINRLEGVYLKKPFSYVYAYASKQVNYKTLESLLIGNAIPELLTENADFTTVNGNTTLSGTLDDLLYKLIVGADNKVTQTNLNSQSEGQSLQVANNTFIQANNRILPSQIDIASTVKDKNIHVNLHYTRVDFDQQQEYPFSIPDRYEPAK is encoded by the coding sequence ATGAAAAAAAATATTTTGAATAGGTTACTGATAGTTTGCGGTTTGCTTGCCATAGTAAGTTGTAAAGCACGCAAGCAGGTTATGGTAGCCCGCAAAGCCGATGTTGTTGCTACGCCCGATAATAAAATAAACACAAAACTGGCAGCTATAAAAGCGCAGCAGGTAAACTTTAATACATTTTCGGGCAAGGCCAAAACTAACCTGGATATTAACGGCAACAGTAATGATGTTACACTCAATATCCGCATCAATAAAGGAAAAAAAATCTGGGTATCTATTACGGCGATATTGGGTGTAGAGGTTGCACGAGCGGTGATTACGCCCGATAGTATATTGCTGATAAACAGGCTGGAAGGTGTTTATCTCAAAAAGCCATTTAGCTATGTTTACGCATATGCCAGCAAGCAGGTGAATTATAAAACACTTGAATCATTACTGATAGGTAATGCTATTCCTGAACTGCTTACCGAAAATGCCGATTTTACAACCGTGAACGGCAATACTACATTAAGCGGCACCCTTGATGATTTACTTTACAAATTGATAGTTGGGGCCGATAATAAGGTAACGCAAACCAACTTGAACAGCCAAAGCGAAGGGCAATCATTACAGGTAGCCAATAATACTTTTATACAGGCCAATAACCGTATCCTGCCATCGCAGATAGATATAGCATCAACAGTAAAAGATAAAAACATCCATGTAAACCTGCATTATACCAGGGTCGATTTTGACCAGCAACAGGAGTATCCATTTAGTATTCCGGATAGATATGAGCCGGCCAAATAA
- a CDS encoding tetratricopeptide repeat protein codes for MPLHLIAQTTAASKQMGGLDSSEIRQLFFSALREKTVENLKHASELFERVIQADPANDASLYELANLKKIQNDYTGAQPLLERAVAVKPNNEWYWSALADSYEKSNNINKLENVFNQLIRLNPNKPEYYFDKANAFVILKKYDDALKVYDQLEQITGPSDDLLGSRQKIYLKQGKVDQAAADVEKAIANNPGQIRYYLLLSEIYNSNGFGDKALKALLQAEKIDQGNGMVHLALADIYREKKNNDASYKELTQAFAIPEVSIDQKIRIITGYYPKFPDPNAKASALELSRILTITHARDSKAFAMYGDMLLQSDKLKEGKDAYRKSIELDGQVYQVHEQLVRIELSMNDLDGAVKDGENALSLFPNQAWMNYLVGVAWAQKKDFNKALGYVKNATSLEIQDKELLSLSFSLLGDCYHDLKNNKSSDDAYDKALAINPDNAYTLNNYAYYLSLRNEQLDKAAQMSARSTQLQPNTASFEDTYAWILFMQKKYPDAKVWMEKALTHDKDKSAVKYEHYGDILFYLGKADEAVDNWKKAKGYGEQSPVLDRKINEKKYFE; via the coding sequence TTGCCTCTTCACCTCATTGCCCAAACCACTGCTGCATCAAAACAAATGGGGGGCCTCGATAGCAGCGAAATCAGGCAGCTGTTTTTCTCGGCTTTGCGAGAGAAAACGGTAGAAAACCTGAAGCATGCATCAGAGTTGTTTGAGCGCGTGATTCAGGCCGATCCGGCGAATGATGCCTCGCTGTATGAACTGGCCAATCTTAAAAAAATACAAAACGATTATACCGGTGCACAACCATTACTTGAACGCGCTGTTGCCGTAAAACCCAATAACGAATGGTACTGGAGCGCCCTTGCCGATAGTTATGAAAAAAGCAACAACATCAATAAATTGGAGAACGTGTTTAACCAGCTTATTCGCCTTAACCCAAACAAGCCTGAGTATTATTTTGATAAAGCCAACGCGTTCGTCATCTTGAAAAAGTATGATGATGCGCTAAAAGTTTATGATCAGTTAGAGCAAATTACCGGGCCCAGCGATGACTTGTTGGGTAGCCGTCAAAAAATTTACCTCAAACAAGGCAAAGTTGACCAGGCCGCGGCCGATGTTGAAAAAGCGATAGCCAATAATCCCGGTCAAATTCGTTATTACCTGTTACTTTCAGAGATATATAACTCAAACGGATTTGGCGATAAGGCATTGAAAGCTTTGTTGCAGGCCGAAAAAATTGATCAGGGTAACGGCATGGTACACCTGGCACTTGCAGATATTTACCGGGAAAAAAAGAATAATGATGCAAGCTATAAAGAACTTACCCAGGCGTTTGCCATACCCGAGGTCAGTATCGATCAAAAAATAAGAATCATAACCGGTTATTACCCCAAATTTCCAGATCCGAATGCCAAAGCCAGCGCACTTGAGTTAAGTCGTATACTCACAATTACGCATGCCAGGGATAGTAAAGCTTTTGCCATGTATGGCGATATGCTGCTACAGAGCGATAAATTGAAGGAAGGAAAAGACGCCTACAGAAAATCGATAGAACTGGATGGGCAGGTATACCAGGTGCATGAACAATTAGTGCGTATTGAGTTAAGTATGAATGATTTGGATGGTGCCGTTAAAGACGGGGAGAACGCTCTTTCGCTGTTCCCGAACCAGGCCTGGATGAATTATCTGGTAGGTGTGGCCTGGGCGCAAAAAAAAGACTTTAATAAAGCGTTGGGTTATGTTAAAAATGCAACTTCATTAGAAATTCAGGATAAGGAACTACTTTCGCTAAGCTTTTCGTTATTAGGAGATTGTTATCACGACCTGAAGAACAACAAAAGTTCGGACGATGCTTATGATAAGGCCCTGGCCATTAATCCCGATAATGCATATACCTTAAACAATTATGCTTATTATTTATCGTTAAGAAATGAACAGCTGGATAAGGCGGCGCAAATGTCGGCAAGGTCAACACAGCTGCAACCAAACACGGCATCATTTGAAGATACTTATGCATGGATACTGTTTATGCAGAAAAAATATCCCGATGCCAAAGTGTGGATGGAGAAAGCGTTAACGCACGATAAAGATAAAAGTGCAGTTAAATATGAACATTACGGCGATATTTTGTTTTACCTTGGTAAGGCAGATGAAGCAGTAGATAACTGGAAAAAGGCCAAAGGCTACGGTGAGCAATCGCCGGTTTTAGATCGAAAGATAAATGAAAAAAAATATTTTGAATAG
- a CDS encoding murein hydrolase activator EnvC family protein has translation MKFLKAILFFIAVLIAVDAHAQSSAELKRRRDKLSEELDQLNKDYQETSNNKRATLKQLSLLKAQISLREEKISNINSEVRNLDSQISESNNTVHSLQSQLDQLKKEYAGMILFAYRNQSAYNKLMFIFASKDFNQAYKRLKYLQQFGAYRERQAGYIQGTQKELHVKINELDKTKQEKSNLLQDQEKEKKTLGAQKNDQVKVVKDLSQHEGLLKQQQKEVQNKLAKTNREIANAIRREIEEAQRKAEAEAREAARLAAAKAKAENKPAPVAPKAVAKTSSGYLNATPEAARLSNDFLGNKGRLPWPVANGIITQGFGTYTSEGIRSENTGVDIRTNAGSAVRAVFEGEVIRVVDVSGTYLVMIKHGEYFTVYGNLRSVTVARGQKVTTKQNLGVVATDPSTGETEVNFDIYKAKDAQNPKFWLAPN, from the coding sequence ATGAAATTTTTAAAAGCAATTCTCTTTTTTATAGCAGTACTAATCGCTGTTGATGCACATGCACAAAGCAGTGCCGAACTAAAGCGCAGGCGCGATAAATTATCAGAAGAACTTGACCAATTGAATAAGGATTACCAGGAAACGTCAAATAACAAAAGGGCGACATTAAAGCAATTAAGCTTGCTAAAGGCGCAGATAAGCCTGAGAGAGGAAAAAATAAGCAACATTAACTCCGAAGTAAGAAATTTGGATAGCCAAATATCCGAAAGCAATAATACTGTACATAGCTTACAAAGCCAGCTGGATCAGTTAAAAAAGGAATACGCGGGAATGATACTTTTTGCCTACCGTAACCAAAGTGCTTACAATAAGCTGATGTTTATTTTTGCATCAAAAGATTTTAACCAGGCTTATAAACGGCTAAAATATTTACAGCAGTTTGGCGCCTACCGTGAGCGCCAGGCCGGTTACATACAGGGAACGCAAAAAGAACTGCATGTAAAAATAAATGAGCTTGATAAAACCAAGCAGGAAAAAAGCAATTTGCTTCAAGACCAGGAGAAAGAAAAGAAAACCCTGGGTGCGCAGAAAAACGATCAGGTTAAAGTAGTTAAAGACCTATCTCAGCACGAGGGGCTGTTAAAGCAACAACAAAAGGAGGTTCAAAACAAACTTGCTAAAACAAACCGGGAGATTGCCAATGCTATCCGCCGGGAGATAGAAGAAGCACAGCGCAAGGCAGAAGCCGAAGCGCGGGAAGCAGCAAGGTTAGCCGCCGCGAAAGCCAAGGCCGAAAATAAACCGGCCCCGGTAGCTCCAAAGGCGGTTGCCAAAACAAGTTCCGGGTATTTGAACGCTACCCCCGAAGCGGCAAGGCTATCTAACGACTTTTTGGGCAACAAAGGCCGTTTGCCATGGCCGGTAGCCAACGGTATAATAACCCAGGGATTTGGAACTTATACTTCTGAAGGTATCAGGAGCGAAAATACAGGGGTAGACATCCGCACGAATGCCGGCAGTGCTGTAAGAGCAGTATTTGAGGGGGAAGTGATTAGGGTAGTTGATGTGAGCGGTACCTACCTGGTAATGATAAAGCACGGAGAGTACTTTACAGTGTATGGAAACCTACGCTCGGTTACGGTGGCGCGCGGGCAAAAAGTAACCACCAAACAAAATTTAGGTGTTGTTGCCACCGATCCGTCAACGGGCGAAACTGAAGTTAACTTTGATATATATAAGGCTAAAGATGCGCAGAATCCTAAGTTTTGGCTGGCGCCTAATTAG
- the gatA gene encoding Asp-tRNA(Asn)/Glu-tRNA(Gln) amidotransferase subunit GatA encodes MAKFYSSLTEIKSGLLRAEITVQGLVKNYLGEIKKNAHLNAFNEVFEKEALINAKNVDERLKNGTAGKLAGMVIAIKDNICYKGHQVTASSKILKGFTSIYSSTIVERLLAEDAVIIGRCNCDEFAMGGSNENSFYGPVKNYADQKRVSGGSSGGSAVAVQANMCHAAIGTDTGGSVRQPAAFCGVIGFKPTYGRISRHGIIAYASSFDQVGPITRSVEDTALLYEVMAGPDDYDNTLIQQKVSPITVDTEKPAKKKIAYLQEALSSPGVDAEVKDVLVQYIEKLRAEGHTVKPIAFEQLDYLVPTYYILATAEASSNLARFDGVHYGYRSPAADDLQSTYKRSRSEGFGKEVKRRIMLGTFVLSAGYYDAYYAKAQKVRRLIREKTNEILNEYDFILIPTAPEPAFAIGAEEKDPVVTYLYDIFTVQASLTGVPAISLPTGNNSQGLPLGLQLLTKHFNEQQLLDFAEYFLKL; translated from the coding sequence ATGGCTAAATTTTATTCCTCTTTAACCGAGATAAAGAGCGGGTTGCTGCGTGCGGAAATTACTGTTCAGGGCTTGGTAAAAAACTATTTGGGCGAAATTAAAAAGAACGCCCATTTAAACGCTTTTAATGAAGTGTTTGAAAAAGAAGCGCTTATCAATGCAAAAAACGTTGATGAACGGTTAAAAAACGGAACAGCCGGTAAACTGGCCGGTATGGTGATAGCCATAAAAGACAATATTTGCTACAAAGGACATCAGGTAACCGCCTCGTCAAAAATCCTTAAAGGTTTTACGTCCATATATTCATCAACTATAGTTGAACGCCTACTTGCCGAAGATGCCGTAATTATAGGCCGTTGTAATTGCGACGAGTTTGCTATGGGAGGCTCCAATGAAAATTCATTTTACGGACCGGTAAAAAACTACGCCGATCAAAAAAGGGTATCGGGTGGTTCATCAGGTGGTTCGGCGGTTGCTGTACAGGCCAATATGTGCCATGCGGCCATTGGTACTGATACCGGAGGCTCTGTTAGGCAGCCGGCTGCGTTTTGTGGGGTGATAGGCTTTAAACCTACTTACGGTCGCATCTCCAGGCACGGCATTATTGCCTATGCCTCGTCCTTTGACCAGGTTGGCCCAATTACCCGCTCGGTTGAAGACACCGCCCTGTTGTACGAAGTAATGGCCGGTCCGGATGATTACGATAATACGCTGATCCAGCAAAAGGTATCGCCAATAACCGTTGATACTGAAAAACCGGCAAAGAAAAAGATAGCTTATTTACAGGAAGCCTTGTCAAGCCCAGGCGTTGATGCCGAGGTTAAGGATGTCCTGGTACAATACATTGAAAAATTACGTGCAGAAGGCCATACGGTAAAACCCATCGCGTTTGAACAATTGGATTACTTGGTACCTACTTACTATATATTGGCAACGGCCGAAGCTTCGTCAAACCTGGCGCGTTTTGATGGCGTGCATTACGGATACCGAAGTCCGGCGGCCGATGATTTGCAGTCAACCTATAAACGTTCGCGTTCCGAAGGTTTTGGCAAGGAGGTAAAGCGCCGCATTATGCTGGGTACCTTTGTACTTAGTGCAGGGTACTATGACGCGTACTACGCCAAAGCTCAAAAAGTACGCAGGTTAATAAGAGAAAAAACCAACGAGATACTGAACGAATACGACTTTATACTTATTCCAACCGCGCCCGAACCCGCCTTCGCTATAGGTGCCGAAGAAAAAGATCCGGTGGTAACGTATCTTTATGACATTTTTACCGTACAAGCATCTTTAACCGGGGTACCCGCCATATCGTTGCCAACCGGCAATAATAGCCAGGGTTTGCCGTTAGGATTACAATTATTAACAAAACATTTTAACGAACAACAACTGTTAGATTTTGCTGAATATTTCTTAAAGCTATAA
- a CDS encoding NADP-dependent malic enzyme, producing the protein MNKNNRKQDALNYHSMGRPGKIQVVPTKPTNSQRDLTMAYSPGVAEPCLRIAENVDDVYKYTAKGNLVAVISNGTAVLGLGNIGPEASKPVMEGKGLLFKIYADIDVFDLEVNAKSVDEFVAIVKALEPTFGGVNLEDISAPTCFEIERRLKAEMNIPVMHDDQHGTAIISAAALMNACEIQGKKLDKIKLVVNGAGAAAVSCSKMYLSIGVKKENLVMFDINGVLDQHRTDLDDIRMEFATTRTDVKTLSDAMKDADVFVGLSAGNVVTPAMLKSMAKKPVVFAMANPVPEIDYDLATAAREDIIMATGRSDYPNQVNNVLGFPYIFRGALDVRATAINEEMKIAATHAIAEMAKKPVPEAVNLAYNITNLKFGRDYIIPKPMDQRLITEVSMAVAKAAIDSGVARKVITDWDAYAEELRSRLGNNDKLLRNLTNKAKQSPKRVVFAEADNYKILRSAQIVKDEGIATPILLGNIEKIKRIMRENELDLGDVQIIDPREGCENMDEYVNYLYNKRQRRGITMYEAKKLMVDRNYYGASMVQFGRADALISGLTKDYVSTVKPALQIIGTEEGVNRVAGMYMMITPKGPVFFGDTTVNVNPTVQELVDITVLIERSVKRFNITPRVALLSYSNFGSNEGVIPEKTRETVRILHEKYPDMVVDGDMQANFALNSDLLADNFPFSTLNGKPANTLIFPNLESGNIAYKLLQEIGGAEAVGPILLGLKKPVHVLQLGSSVREIVNMVTIAVITAQVKAANQ; encoded by the coding sequence ATGAACAAGAACAACCGGAAACAGGACGCGCTGAATTACCACTCCATGGGCCGCCCTGGTAAGATACAGGTAGTGCCAACCAAGCCTACTAATTCGCAACGAGATTTAACCATGGCCTACTCGCCTGGTGTTGCCGAACCCTGCCTGCGCATAGCCGAGAATGTTGACGATGTTTATAAATACACTGCTAAAGGAAACTTGGTAGCTGTTATAAGCAACGGTACTGCCGTGTTAGGCTTAGGTAATATTGGCCCCGAAGCCAGTAAACCGGTAATGGAAGGCAAGGGCCTGCTGTTTAAAATTTATGCAGATATTGACGTGTTTGACCTGGAGGTGAATGCCAAAAGCGTAGATGAGTTTGTGGCGATAGTAAAAGCGCTTGAGCCTACATTTGGCGGTGTAAACCTGGAAGATATTTCGGCTCCAACATGTTTTGAGATAGAGCGCAGGCTTAAAGCCGAGATGAACATCCCTGTAATGCATGATGACCAGCACGGTACGGCTATTATATCGGCCGCTGCTTTGATGAACGCGTGCGAAATTCAGGGTAAAAAACTGGATAAAATAAAACTGGTAGTTAATGGTGCAGGTGCCGCCGCGGTGTCCTGTTCAAAAATGTACCTTTCCATAGGGGTTAAAAAAGAAAACCTGGTAATGTTTGATATCAACGGCGTGCTCGACCAGCACCGTACCGATCTGGATGATATCAGGATGGAATTTGCCACCACCCGTACCGATGTGAAAACATTATCGGATGCCATGAAAGATGCCGACGTATTTGTTGGCCTGTCTGCCGGTAATGTGGTTACCCCGGCAATGCTCAAATCGATGGCTAAAAAGCCGGTGGTTTTTGCAATGGCTAACCCCGTTCCCGAGATTGATTATGATTTGGCAACTGCCGCCCGCGAAGATATTATTATGGCAACCGGCCGATCCGATTATCCTAACCAGGTAAATAACGTGTTGGGATTCCCGTACATTTTCCGTGGCGCACTTGACGTAAGGGCTACCGCTATTAACGAGGAGATGAAGATAGCCGCTACCCACGCTATTGCCGAAATGGCTAAAAAGCCGGTTCCCGAAGCCGTAAACCTGGCTTACAATATCACCAACCTTAAATTTGGAAGGGATTACATCATCCCAAAACCGATGGATCAGAGGTTGATAACTGAAGTCTCTATGGCGGTTGCCAAAGCAGCTATTGATTCAGGTGTGGCCCGCAAGGTTATTACCGATTGGGATGCCTACGCAGAGGAGCTTAGGTCGCGTTTGGGTAACAACGACAAACTACTGCGCAACCTTACCAATAAGGCCAAGCAGAGCCCTAAAAGAGTAGTATTTGCCGAGGCAGATAATTATAAGATCCTAAGATCGGCCCAGATAGTAAAGGATGAAGGTATTGCTACCCCGATACTGTTGGGTAACATAGAAAAGATAAAACGGATCATGCGCGAAAACGAGCTTGATCTGGGTGATGTACAGATCATCGACCCGCGCGAGGGCTGCGAAAACATGGATGAATACGTTAATTATTTATACAATAAACGCCAGCGCCGCGGCATCACTATGTACGAGGCCAAAAAACTTATGGTCGACCGTAATTATTATGGTGCCAGCATGGTACAGTTTGGCCGGGCCGATGCGCTGATTTCGGGTTTGACAAAAGATTACGTAAGCACCGTAAAACCGGCTTTACAAATCATAGGTACCGAAGAAGGTGTAAACCGCGTGGCGGGTATGTACATGATGATAACACCCAAAGGCCCTGTGTTTTTTGGTGATACTACAGTAAACGTGAACCCAACAGTGCAGGAACTGGTAGATATTACCGTATTGATAGAACGGTCGGTAAAACGCTTTAACATTACCCCCAGGGTTGCTTTATTATCTTATTCCAACTTCGGATCGAACGAGGGCGTAATCCCCGAAAAAACAAGGGAGACGGTAAGGATACTGCACGAAAAATATCCTGATATGGTTGTTGATGGCGATATGCAGGCAAACTTTGCCCTAAACTCCGATTTGCTGGCCGATAATTTTCCTTTCTCGACATTAAACGGAAAGCCGGCCAATACGTTGATATTTCCTAACCTTGAATCGGGCAACATCGCTTACAAACTACTGCAGGAAATAGGCGGCGCCGAGGCGGTTGGGCCTATATTGTTAGGCTTAAAAAAGCCGGTTCACGTATTGCAGTTAGGTAGTTCAGTCCGCGAAATTGTGAACATGGTTACTATTGCCGTAATTACCGCGCAGGTTAAGGCAGCCAACCAATAG
- a CDS encoding Sec-independent protein translocase subunit TatA/TatB: protein MLSTVFLFLNIGTGEMVLILFAALMLFGGEKLPGMARTLGKGLRDFKDASEDVKREINNQINNFQEKPEATKTVEPVIEEHVTPLIEEHSVDETPVAESVEHHPNPVIAENKVPNTIPAAEFHVGTDQEPVTESKIDLNKH, encoded by the coding sequence ATGCTAAGTACAGTTTTTTTATTTTTAAATATTGGTACGGGCGAGATGGTACTGATACTTTTTGCAGCATTAATGCTATTTGGTGGCGAAAAGCTTCCGGGTATGGCGCGTACGCTGGGCAAAGGCCTGCGCGATTTTAAAGATGCATCCGAGGATGTTAAACGCGAAATCAATAACCAGATCAATAATTTTCAGGAAAAACCGGAGGCTACTAAAACTGTTGAGCCGGTAATTGAAGAGCATGTTACGCCACTTATTGAAGAACACTCTGTTGACGAAACGCCGGTTGCCGAAAGCGTAGAGCATCACCCTAACCCGGTGATTGCCGAAAATAAAGTTCCAAATACAATCCCTGCAGCCGAGTTTCACGTAGGTACCGATCAGGAACCGGTTACTGAATCAAAAATCGACCTTAACAAACACTAA
- a CDS encoding lytic transglycosylase domain-containing protein has product MKRLFTLTICLSLLQIIQAIALPSVKQSNHFAAFHGEINADTTILPIINHPLPISAQGNVYKRRLDSVKKDIQLDYNEYVQSYIDLYMHNRDEMGQVAGLARYYFPIYEKAFHDAGIPDEIKFLSIVESKLDPNAVSRVGATGLWQFMGTTAKIYGLNMNEYVDERRDPIQASYAAAAYLKDAYQEFGDWLLAIASYNCGKSNVEHAMEKAGGGSDFWAIRQYLPAETRGYVPAFIAMNYVMNYFGKHNIVAQACNFSLKTDTVMVKKFVSLGNVARALNVGIGEITILNPAYRRLIVNGTPKTPRRLILPQTSKENFAALYNVLNSAGDAVAPMEFAKPTPVYAVAAPAAHPAYVDLPKSDRKITTYHKVKKGETLAGIADLFGCEVRDLKLWNNLEGNRAPVGRTIRVAAGGDISASVSADTKPTL; this is encoded by the coding sequence ATGAAGAGATTATTTACGCTTACCATCTGCCTGTCGCTGTTACAAATCATTCAAGCCATTGCCCTCCCGTCTGTAAAGCAAAGCAACCATTTTGCTGCTTTTCATGGCGAAATTAATGCCGATACCACCATTTTGCCGATTATAAACCACCCGCTGCCTATAAGCGCGCAAGGTAACGTTTATAAGCGCCGGCTTGATTCGGTCAAAAAAGATATCCAGCTTGATTATAATGAATATGTACAAAGCTACATCGACCTTTACATGCACAACCGCGATGAAATGGGCCAGGTTGCCGGTTTGGCCAGGTACTATTTCCCAATTTATGAGAAAGCTTTTCATGATGCCGGCATCCCCGATGAAATAAAATTTTTATCGATTGTTGAATCTAAACTTGATCCTAATGCGGTATCAAGGGTAGGTGCAACGGGTTTGTGGCAGTTTATGGGCACCACCGCGAAAATTTATGGCCTTAACATGAACGAGTATGTTGACGAACGCCGCGATCCGATACAAGCAAGCTATGCTGCAGCAGCCTATTTAAAAGATGCCTACCAGGAGTTTGGAGACTGGCTTTTGGCTATAGCATCATATAATTGCGGCAAAAGCAATGTGGAGCATGCTATGGAAAAGGCCGGTGGCGGCAGCGATTTTTGGGCTATACGCCAATACTTACCCGCCGAAACCCGTGGTTATGTACCTGCTTTTATAGCCATGAATTATGTGATGAATTATTTTGGCAAGCACAACATTGTAGCTCAGGCATGCAACTTTTCGTTAAAGACGGATACCGTTATGGTTAAAAAGTTTGTGTCGTTGGGTAATGTTGCCCGGGCTTTAAATGTGGGCATCGGCGAAATAACCATTCTTAACCCGGCCTATCGCAGGTTAATTGTAAATGGTACGCCAAAAACTCCACGCAGGCTTATCCTGCCGCAAACCTCAAAAGAAAACTTTGCTGCTTTATATAATGTGCTGAACAGTGCCGGCGATGCGGTGGCCCCTATGGAGTTTGCCAAACCTACCCCGGTTTATGCAGTAGCGGCTCCTGCGGCCCATCCTGCTTATGTGGACCTGCCTAAGTCTGATCGTAAGATAACTACCTATCATAAAGTAAAAAAAGGGGAGACTTTGGCTGGTATAGCCGACTTGTTTGGTTGCGAGGTACGTGACCTTAAATTATGGAACAACCTGGAAGGTAACCGCGCTCCAGTTGGCAGAACAATAAGAGTAGCTGCCGGCGGCGATATTTCGGCAAGTGTATCTGCTGATACAAAACCTACGTTGTAA
- the ruvA gene encoding Holliday junction branch migration protein RuvA yields MYDYISGKLVSKNPSHVVIDAGGVGYHINISVNTYSRLGADESCKLYIWQHVKEDALTLYGFADDGERRLFMHLISISGIGPNTGRMMLSSITPAEIQAAIVSGNVSLIQRIKGIGPKSAQRIILELQDKLRKEGPDTLTVVPVNKTAKDEALTALVMLGFARNTAEKVLEQEMNKNSGDLTVEQLIKFALKTL; encoded by the coding sequence ATGTACGATTATATTAGTGGTAAACTGGTTTCTAAAAACCCATCGCATGTTGTTATTGATGCCGGCGGTGTAGGTTATCACATTAATATATCGGTAAATACATATTCAAGGCTTGGTGCCGATGAAAGCTGTAAGCTATACATATGGCAACATGTAAAAGAAGATGCGCTCACCCTGTACGGCTTTGCCGATGATGGTGAGCGCCGCTTGTTTATGCACCTGATTTCGATATCTGGCATCGGGCCAAATACAGGCCGTATGATGTTGTCGTCTATAACACCTGCCGAGATCCAGGCAGCCATAGTGAGCGGTAATGTTTCGCTTATCCAACGGATAAAAGGGATCGGACCTAAATCAGCACAAAGAATCATTTTAGAACTCCAGGATAAGCTACGTAAAGAAGGGCCTGACACCTTAACTGTAGTGCCGGTAAATAAAACCGCTAAAGATGAAGCACTTACTGCATTGGTAATGCTTGGCTTTGCACGCAATACTGCCGAAAAGGTTTTGGAACAGGAAATGAATAAAAATAGCGGCGATTTAACTGTTGAACAACTTATTAAATTCGCTTTAAAAACCTTATAA
- a CDS encoding Sec-independent protein translocase subunit TatA/TatB, whose translation MGLGAPEIILIILAILLLFGGKKIPELMRGLGKGVKEFKDAQNNEGSTSSTEEKPKV comes from the coding sequence ATGGGTTTAGGGGCACCAGAAATTATTCTTATCATCTTGGCAATTCTTTTATTATTTGGCGGTAAAAAAATACCCGAACTAATGAGAGGTTTAGGAAAAGGCGTTAAAGAATTTAAAGACGCGCAGAACAACGAAGGCAGCACATCTTCTACAGAAGAGAAACCTAAAGTTTAA
- the dut gene encoding dUTP diphosphatase has product MNIRIINKSSNSLPAYETAHAAGMDLRANLEQSIRLNPMERKLVPTGLYIELPVGFEAQIRPRSGLAFKHGISIVNSPGTIDADYRGEIKVLLINLGAESFEINHGDRIAQMVVAKHETVSWIQVEVLNDTTRGEGGFGHTAVK; this is encoded by the coding sequence ATGAACATACGCATAATCAACAAATCAAGCAACAGCTTACCTGCCTACGAAACCGCCCACGCCGCGGGTATGGACTTACGGGCCAACCTGGAACAATCCATCAGGTTGAACCCGATGGAACGCAAACTGGTGCCAACAGGTTTGTATATTGAATTACCGGTAGGGTTTGAAGCGCAGATACGGCCACGTAGTGGTTTGGCGTTTAAGCATGGTATAAGTATTGTTAATTCGCCGGGCACTATTGATGCCGATTACCGGGGCGAAATAAAGGTACTGCTCATTAATTTGGGCGCAGAATCGTTTGAGATTAACCATGGCGACAGGATAGCCCAGATGGTAGTTGCCAAACACGAAACCGTAAGCTGGATCCAGGTTGAGGTATTGAATGATACCACCAGGGGTGAAGGTGGTTTTGGACATACAGCGGTAAAGTGA